AGGCACCCTGATTTAGCAGAGAAATTTGAGCGTTTTCTACTGGAATCTTATATAGAAGATAATAAGATGGTAAAATGGTGCCCAAGTGTTCCCCATTGCGGGAATGCTATACGCGTCGAGGATGATGAATTCTGCGAGGTAGAATGTACATGTGGCCTACAGTTCTGCTTTAGTTGCCTATCTGAAGCACATTCACCTTGTTCATGCTGTATGTGGGAGCTCTGGTTAAAAAAATGCAGAGATGAATCTGAAACAGTTAACTGGCTTACAGTCCATACAAAGCCTTGTCCAAAGTGTCACAAACCTGTAGAGAAGAATGGTGGGTGCAACCTTGTCAGCTGCATCTGTGGCCAATGCTTTTGGTGCGTGCTCCTTCTCTTATCCCTGTAATAGTATTTCTTGCTTATATGTTCTGATATGTTTCTGTGTAAAGGATTTGTCTTTAGAAAGTAGATTGATGATtgcacattaccatttaatgcATAATAATTCGCTATTAGTAGTTTTGTATAGTTAGGGACCAGTTTTTAGATCTCCTCTATGTGCATCATCTTCTACTTATCCTTGTTATATTTGTTGGTTCAAAACTTGGCTGTCATTCTAATTGGCCCAAAATAGGGCTGCACAAGACCTGATATGTTGCTCAAGTGGAGAGAGCAATATACTTTCATACAGTAGGATCATATGATGCTATCTGCAGCTTAACCTTGGAGTGAGAGTAAATAGATTATCTAGTATGAGTCTTATTTATTACACTGTATTTACTTCTTTAACTCTGGTTGTATAAAATTATAGGAAGCTACCTGCGGGTTGCATCATGACCCATTAGGCCATTACTTATGTGCTCTGTTTCTTCCAGCTATATTTACTCGCCTGCTTTTGTACTTCTTTTTTTCTTCCCAGTAACTTGTGTCTTTTCTTTTTATCAATGATCTGCTTTGACTCTGTTTTTTCTTCATTAGTTGGCTATGTGGTGCTGCAACTGGTCGTGACCATACATGGTCAAGTATTAGCGGGCACAGCTGTGGACGATTTAAAGAGGACATAGAAAAAAACTCTGAACGAGCAAAGAGGGACCTCTATAGGTACATGCACTATCATAATATGTATAAAGCCCATACAGATTCTTTTAAGCAGGAATCTACACTAAGGGAGACCATCAGGGAGAAAGTTGAGAATTTGGAAACGAGAGATCCAAGTGCAAGAGATTTTACTTGGGTTACAAATGGGCTTTACAGGCTTTTCAGATCCAGGCGGGCTCTTTCATATTCGTACCCATTCGCTTTTTATATGTTTGGAGATGAGCTGTTTAAGGGTGAGATGACAGAAAAGGAACGGGAGATAAAACAGAATTTATTCGAGGACCAGCAGCAGCAGCTTGAAGCAAATGTAGAGAAGCTATCAAAGTGTATTGAGGAGCCATTTGATCAGTTTCCTGAGGAGGAACTCATGAATACAAGGATGCAAGTAATCAATCTCTGTGCGATTACTGATAAACTGTGCAAGAAAATGTTAGTATGGCTATCACGTAACTCTAAATTAAATCAATATCTTGAAACTCACATGTTTCCTAATACTTTGCAGGTATGAATGTATTGAGAATGATCTATTGGGTTCTCTCTTGTTTGGTATTCACAATATAGCTTCATACCATTCGAAAGGCATCGAGAAGGCAA
This sequence is a window from Apium graveolens cultivar Ventura chromosome 9, ASM990537v1, whole genome shotgun sequence. Protein-coding genes within it:
- the LOC141684284 gene encoding putative E3 ubiquitin-protein ligase ARI2 isoform X1, which codes for MDDWMSSDEEKCYSDRESYDGLDNEESDSQWVPPKPSSIKVITKESLLAAQKEDLRKVMELLSLREHHARTLLIYYRWDAEKLFAVLVEKGKSALFAQAGVPPVESLDPDTSMSSSMVMCYICMEEVSGWEVTKMDCGHCFCNNCWTEHFIVKINEGQSKRIRCMAHKCSSICDEAVIRNLVSKRHPDLAEKFERFLLESYIEDNKMVKWCPSVPHCGNAIRVEDDEFCEVECTCGLQFCFSCLSEAHSPCSCCMWELWLKKCRDESETVNWLTVHTKPCPKCHKPVEKNGGCNLVSCICGQCFCWLCGAATGRDHTWSSISGHSCGRFKEDIEKNSERAKRDLYRYMHYHNMYKAHTDSFKQESTLRETIREKVENLETRDPSARDFTWVTNGLYRLFRSRRALSYSYPFAFYMFGDELFKGEMTEKEREIKQNLFEDQQQQLEANVEKLSKCIEEPFDQFPEEELMNTRMQVINLCAITDKLCKKMYECIENDLLGSLLFGIHNIASYHSKGIEKATELTVCHTSKASNAGAAIKPEDDINGCTAESYQPSGSGSSDQSGCSSRKKPRMEKFGGAFFDLNLPAEVMEGN
- the LOC141684284 gene encoding putative E3 ubiquitin-protein ligase ARI2 isoform X2 encodes the protein MDDWMSSDEEKCYSDRESYDGLDNEESDSQWVPPKPSSIKVITKESLLAAQKEDLRKVMELLSLREHHARTLLIYYRWDAEKLFAVLVEKGKSALFAQAGVPPVESLDPDTSMSSSMVMCYICMEEVSGWEVTKMDCGHCFCNNCWTEHFIVKINEGQSKRIRCMAHKCSSICDEAVIRNLVSKRHPDLAEKFERFLLESYIEDNKMVKWCPSVPHCGNAIRVEDDEFCEVECTCGLQFCFSCLSEAHSPCSCCMWELWLKKCRDESETVNWLTVHTKPCPKCHKPVEKNGGCNLVSCICGQCFCWLCGAATGRDHTWSSISGHSCGRFKEDIEKNSERAKRDLYRLFRSRRALSYSYPFAFYMFGDELFKGEMTEKEREIKQNLFEDQQQQLEANVEKLSKCIEEPFDQFPEEELMNTRMQVINLCAITDKLCKKMYECIENDLLGSLLFGIHNIASYHSKGIEKATELTVCHTSKASNAGAAIKPEDDINGCTAESYQPSGSGSSDQSGCSSRKKPRMEKFGGAFFDLNLPAEVMEGN